The following proteins are co-located in the Scyliorhinus torazame isolate Kashiwa2021f unplaced genomic scaffold, sScyTor2.1 scaffold_141, whole genome shotgun sequence genome:
- the LOC140405596 gene encoding ciliated left-right organizer metallopeptidase-like has product MGGRCYLHRLAGAEKEFQVQVQGSPWLPCRAGESVQVPGFRGVLACPGGRLCRRDDGRPPLPEARTPRAPGTGPASSSSSSAAPPPPPAGGGGQGGQPGGRIQVGIRVRESAECAEMEEREAEGAADGLANVTAIHRCHIRNPHTCSSLELCLELWEYAGCSQHSVPSLLQRLEKMIRAGNVQLKIAGKTCTTVSIRSSSGSSPPPAASTAGSVVAAAVCGSLGAAVAACGWLGVAAYRKLRGGRGRVHANSRRAA; this is encoded by the exons ATGGGCGGACGCTGCTACCTCCATCGCTTGGCGGGGGCGGAGAAGGAGTTTCAGGTCCAAGTTCAAGGTTCGCCATGGCTGCCGTGCAGGGCGGGCGAGAGCGTTCag GTGCCGGGATTCCGAGGCGTCCTCGCTTGCCCGGGCGGGCGCCTCTGCCGCCGTGACGACGGCCGGCCGCCGCTCCCCGAGGCCCGGACGCCGAGAGCCCCCGGGACGGgcccggcctcctcctcctcctcctccgccgcccctcctcctcctcctgcgggaGGGGGCGGCCAGGGCGGCCAGCCTGGAGGCCGGATCCAGGTGGGCATCCGTGTGCGGGAGAGCGCCGAGTGCGCGGAGATGGAGGAACGGGAGGCAGAAGGGGCGGCCGACGGCCTGGCCAACGTGACCGCGATTCACAG GTGCCACATACGGAACCCACACACGTGCAGCAGCTTGGAACTGTGCCTCGAACTCTGGGAATATGCCGGGTGTTCCCAACATTCCGTCCCGTCACTTCTACAGCGTCTGGAAAAGATGATCAGAGCGGGGAATGTACAACTGAAGATTGCTGGCAAAACCTGTACGACCGTCAGcatcag gtcatCGAGCGGATCGAGCCCACCGCCCGCCGCGTCGACTGCGGGGTCCGTGGTGGCGGCGGCCGTCTGCGGCTCGCTGGGGGCGGCCGTGGCCGCCTGCGGCTGGCTGGGGGTGGCCGCCTACCGCAAGCTGCGCGGGGGTCGGGGTCGGGTGCACGCAAACAGCCGGCGGGCGGCCTGA